In the Agrobacterium vitis genome, TGCGCCGGGCTTCGGCTATCTCGTCGGTGGCGACCCGGCCTTGCACGTGCCGCGCCGCAAAAGCCCGCGCACCCGCATTCCCGCTGGCGCCGTGGCACTGGCAGGCGCCTTCAGCGGGGTCTATCCGCAGGCCAGCCCCGGCGGCTGGCAAATCATTGGCGTCACACCGGTGAAAATGTGGGATCTCAGCCGTGATCCGCCAGCACTGTTTCAGCCTGGCTATCAGGTTCGCTTCACCGATATGGCAAAAGCGGTCCATCCCGTTGTTATTCCTGCAAGCGCAGCAGCTCCTGCCAGTCCGTCTGGTGGGCTTTCCGAGACGAATGGCGCGGGGCATTTGACCGTACTGACTGCCCCCATGCCTGCGGTGTTCCAGGACCTTGGCCGTCTCGGCCAGACCGGCCAAGGCGTTTCCGCCTCCGGCGCTTTGGACCAAGGGGCTTTGAAGGCCGCCAATCGTGTGGTGGGCAATCCATCTGGCTATCCTTGCCTGGAAATTACCCTCGGCGGATTTTCCTTTGAAAGCGATAGTCGCGCCGTCATTACGCTGACCGGTGCGCCCTGCCCGGTCACTATTCGGGATGTCTCAGGCCGAGTCACTCAGGCTGAAACCTATCAGCCGATTGCGCTGGAATCCGGTGATACCATCAGCCTTGGCCAGCCACCTAAGGGCATGCGCAGCTATCTTGCCGTGCGCGGTGGCTTTGCAGTCCAGCCGGTGCTGGGCAGCTATGCCACCGATACGCTGGCCGTGGTTGGCCCTGAGCCGGTGACGGCAGGCACGGTTCTAACCCTGAAGGGCAACAGCGAGGGCCTCACCGCCGTTTCACTGCACGAATCTGCGCCGCAGAACCTCCCGAGCACAGGTGATATCGTCACGCTGGACGTTGTGCTTGGGCCGCGCACCGATTGGTTTACCGAAGATGGTCTGGCGACGCTGACGGACCAGCTTTGGCAGGTGACGCCGCAATCCAGCCGCGTCGGTATCAGGCTTGCGGGCGACGTGCCGCTGGAACGGATCGATACCGCCGAACTGCCAAGCGAAGGCACCGCCACCGGGGCCATTCAGGTGCCGCATAGCGGCCAGCCGGTGCTGTTCTTGGCAGACCATCCGCTGACCGGTGGCTATCCTGTCATTGGCACGGTTGCCGAATATCATCTGGATCTTGCGGGACAGATCCCGATCAACGCCCGCATCCGCTTCCGGCCCATTGCACCCTTCGCAGACATCGCACCCACCCCTGTCCTTGGCCCTGCCGCGAACGCATAGTGATAAAAGAGGAGACACCGATGAAGAAAGTGCTGATCGCCAACCGGGGCGAAATCGCCGTTCGCATCATCCGCGCCTGTCGCGATTACGGGCTACAATCCGTTGCGGTCTATGCCGATCCGGATATCGACGCGCTATTTGTGCAGCTTGCCGATGAGGCCTATGGGCTGTCCGGTGCCAAGCCGTCTGAAACCTATCTCGATATCGCCAAGCTGATCGACATTGCCAAACGATCCGGCGCGGACGCCGTCCATCCCGGCTACGGCTTCCTGTCGGAGCGCGCCGAATTTGCGCGGGCGGTCATCGATGCCGGTCTGACCTGGATCGGCCCTGATCCGCAAGTCATCGAAGCGCTGGGCGACAAGGTCGAGGCACGGCGGATTGCCACCAGCGTCGGTGCGCCACTGGTGGCGGGCAGCGATGGGCCGGTGGACACCGCCGAGGAGGTGATTGCCTTTGCTGAGCGCCACGGCCTGCCGGTCGCCATCAAGGCGGCCCATGGCGGCGGCGGACGCGGCTTGAAAGTCGCCTGGAAAATGGAGGAGATTCCGGAGCTTTACGCATCGGCAGTCCGCGAGGCGACCGTGGCTTTTGGCCGTGGCGAATGCTTTTTGGAGCGCTTCCTCGACCGGCCCCGCCATATCGAAGCGCAGGTGATTGCCGATAAGCACGGCACCGTGCTGGTGCTCGGCACCCGCGATTGCTCCTTGCAGCGACGCAATCAGAAACTGGTGGAAGAAGCCCCGGCTCCTTTCCTCATCGATACGCAGCGCCAATCCATCCATGACGCGGCAAAAGCGATCTGCGCGGCGGCGGGCTATAGCGGCGCGGGAACGGTGGAATTTCTGCTGGGCGTTGACGGCACGATTTCGTTCCTTGAGGTGAACACCCGGCTACAAGTCGAGCATCCGGTGACGGAAGAAACCACTGGCATCGATCTCGTCATCGAACAGTTCCGCATTGCAGAGGGCCTGCCCTTGGCGATTACGGAAACACCCGTGCCACGCGGTCATTCCATTGAATTTCGCATCAATGCCGAAGATCCGGGCCGGGGCTTTCTGCCGACACCGGGCACGATCACCCGGTTTGCGGCCCCGTCCGGCCCCGGCGTGCGGCTCGATAGCGGCGTCGATACCGGCTCCACTATTCCCGGCGTCTACGATTCGCTGATGGCCAAGCTGATCGTCACCGGTGCCACCCGCGAGCAAGCCTTGCAAAGGGCGAGACGCGCCCTGAAGGAATTCCAGATCGAAGGCGTGGCAACCGTGCTACCCTTCCACCGTGCCGCGATGGAAACCGACGATTTCATCGGCACTGATGGTTTCAAGGTCCATACCCGCTGGATCGAAACCGATTTCGCCGCCATGCCTGAAGCAGCTATGCGACCAGAGCCAGCCGCCGACACGTCGCTGATCCGCACCCATGTTGAAATCGATGGCAAGCGCCATGCCCTCGGCATTCCGGCCCAGCTTCTCGCAGGCTTTGGCAGTCTCTCAGTCAATGCCGGACAGGCCGTAACAAGTGATGCGGGAAATACGCCGGAAAAAGGCGCAATAGCCGCCCCGGTGTCCGGCACGGTTCAGTCTTTCAAGGTGAAGGATGGAGATCGGGTTGCGGCAGGTGATCTTCTCGCTGTCATGGAGGCGATGAAGATGGAAACCCAGATCACCGCGACAACAGCCGGAACCGTCAATCTCGTTGCAAGCGAAGGTGATTATCTGGCTGCGGGAAGCCTGCTCTTGAAGATTGTCGCTTAACGACGCGCCGCAACGCTTCGTCATGCTCGGGCTTGTCCCGAGCATCTGCCTGCGTTGGCGT is a window encoding:
- a CDS encoding 5-oxoprolinase subunit B/C family protein, with product MRFLPVSLTTMLVELADLDETLALFASLQASPIPGIDEMVPAARTLMIRFRPQTISAQALAAEVSTRDLSAKLAPSDHLVEIPVDYDGEDLADVAELTGLAIEEVIRRHTESTFTVAFCGFAPGFGYLVGGDPALHVPRRKSPRTRIPAGAVALAGAFSGVYPQASPGGWQIIGVTPVKMWDLSRDPPALFQPGYQVRFTDMAKAVHPVVIPASAAAPASPSGGLSETNGAGHLTVLTAPMPAVFQDLGRLGQTGQGVSASGALDQGALKAANRVVGNPSGYPCLEITLGGFSFESDSRAVITLTGAPCPVTIRDVSGRVTQAETYQPIALESGDTISLGQPPKGMRSYLAVRGGFAVQPVLGSYATDTLAVVGPEPVTAGTVLTLKGNSEGLTAVSLHESAPQNLPSTGDIVTLDVVLGPRTDWFTEDGLATLTDQLWQVTPQSSRVGIRLAGDVPLERIDTAELPSEGTATGAIQVPHSGQPVLFLADHPLTGGYPVIGTVAEYHLDLAGQIPINARIRFRPIAPFADIAPTPVLGPAANA
- a CDS encoding acetyl/propionyl/methylcrotonyl-CoA carboxylase subunit alpha → MKKVLIANRGEIAVRIIRACRDYGLQSVAVYADPDIDALFVQLADEAYGLSGAKPSETYLDIAKLIDIAKRSGADAVHPGYGFLSERAEFARAVIDAGLTWIGPDPQVIEALGDKVEARRIATSVGAPLVAGSDGPVDTAEEVIAFAERHGLPVAIKAAHGGGGRGLKVAWKMEEIPELYASAVREATVAFGRGECFLERFLDRPRHIEAQVIADKHGTVLVLGTRDCSLQRRNQKLVEEAPAPFLIDTQRQSIHDAAKAICAAAGYSGAGTVEFLLGVDGTISFLEVNTRLQVEHPVTEETTGIDLVIEQFRIAEGLPLAITETPVPRGHSIEFRINAEDPGRGFLPTPGTITRFAAPSGPGVRLDSGVDTGSTIPGVYDSLMAKLIVTGATREQALQRARRALKEFQIEGVATVLPFHRAAMETDDFIGTDGFKVHTRWIETDFAAMPEAAMRPEPAADTSLIRTHVEIDGKRHALGIPAQLLAGFGSLSVNAGQAVTSDAGNTPEKGAIAAPVSGTVQSFKVKDGDRVAAGDLLAVMEAMKMETQITATTAGTVNLVASEGDYLAAGSLLLKIVA